From Rattus rattus isolate New Zealand chromosome 17, Rrattus_CSIRO_v1, whole genome shotgun sequence, the proteins below share one genomic window:
- the Znf469 gene encoding zinc finger protein 469: protein MPGERPPTLPRDLQPCPIARSLGCPSQHPLKHRGSARRTTQGMRDEGSKAQASPEARLSQAREVEREDLLLTAQVPAAQSCAQACSWPTGRMESSDPQLHSLSTSRIRCILDEPPKDLHHEAPLGADTKVPQGQKTRARHRPGVPRAEALPSPEENNSQRCFQEAPSSFTSTNCTSPSATPGPVPRRAPQSSGTSPSRHASGTNLQAIGTNPWPPAAENSFPGANFGVPSAEPKPFPEGSRPSSPQGVSVPYPFPVETVQHERAAGTVLFTFHQPLVAWAEEALGANPACPSLPCNPGQSGGANAPSDLGGALSPPGAAHLAPSPFHDGLHKSLTRGLPEGPPPTHDGLGSPRGLPNPPPQRHFPGQGYGGNGVGTSPASLDTELPAPGPPPTHLPQLWDSTAAPYPTPTLGPAAATRTAFFEGQQLRLPHSPPLPWSPVLTTPGPNSHQMGVLSQLTFPRGSSEWQGDSQGTLGALNTIPRPGETVSALRSSPGQPSSSPRLLGYGGMKDPGTQPLFFGGAQPQVSPQGALSLPPPRVVGASPSESPLPSPATNTASSSTCSSLSPPSSSPANPSSEDSQQPGPLRSSAFYLPPTHSQETSSPFPSPEPTYTLPTRYQSESAKAFRPPTEGPGADDAFGGLEGAPFSHKSPSLGRDRLKGFPPEPPPPPYSAQHFSLSSANLDQLDVLLTCRQCDRNYSSLTAFLEHRPLCSLLLTKAKDGSLQPPGLPTPTATSKAPTDTHSALLEHNQAVPFLLTRDDQGDSKDDSLRTSFLPGLSVTSFPLPTSDLDMEDDAKLDRLITEALNGMEYQSDNPEIDSSFIDVFVDEEPSGSRAPSAGQPLSTQVGATPKNGTQPQLPSKAAMPEPQAPCTRDRRRPAGNRPKTRSLGLASASAEATTLVRQQRRGKQFKLFRKEPAATKDTNNQANAICLRPRKKGRGVGRPRPQDRKSRARKGHARADHSLSRATSKETRSSKHLQLASGKDSRKRRGRGGSWSKEFIHKIVRQKNRGHRQQAPRNQVSHAPPLPGRPPSTQEGRLAGQGCASESEEEGGVQQRDLGVPVQGCFPHSHQRHQGKKRKKEDLTQNPRKVPRQEAGGNGGSPAPRTQSLLHSLDAGEVPVEREPGHPIVAPIHPPQVITTTEENWAAPDIPQEGEKPEDAAVLHPDTTELRERSFSSADCGGESLSPAAPVQAQACSPTPPGSHPETLSGKSVLVPDAGCLLGAPGCAKSPGLHTREDSASQPGRCLVPTDKVADAFYTESSIPVFRNSSPGCDPDHCDRRSTERPVAKRGPLPDNNTSCELFFGSKDLASCFPDDLYAKPLAVDPLPAHSCYLSQDSMETLESTPPKSPPYPVETDPGKAHSPLTLESTSLFAGLPEDGFDPPLYDSLSANRVAHVSLAGPDPLPKKPLADPLYPPFLLLEEVSPMMPGSFAGLSKGKAFSKNCPSEQTELTESPSPPAVPEKGGECSLPLSNLCQDELEIKRLVTELESQLQGRGTTQGALGEPEEATREGEMDASPKQTSLLPTNQATSPQREPAGNLTGFEGSSSQQEGALRYPQKQWSYPASCHTEKPAPSPGTQEDPGSGAPLSPEGFTLGFQRAQEAMASNTDSPIPLSDHLPDPRKQRAPSLHAESPAKFSPKHQLLFSKNNEARGTQNANAQPLLPGKHTRGHSPDPAEAQEPCPSPPALEGFDGPNACLALEPNSMLKGDEDVTSLPSAGHSHDSKGHLEDRAGSSVGAMLYKPIVRDSGLKGESVPAGTSPLSTLPSDGRAWSHPMPDPPWELSACTGQGLQEPACCSFPLLQALDATAKGEDNTQGLQPGDPSATGRVGVKESSSRAVKMSALPADTRKQPRSKADGHLGSPSQPEKTKGQNQANRLWPKSWKNLENPDEIIKVSAHLEARPARGRRPRRGNRAARGLRRQALFSTSPTCPDGTSLIPIQKDPAGRSSEKAAGPQPLLSPENPTPSNRGLATIPQATPTPSELEPIPQEDPGARVKPIRPPTPSSHRDLPSPDDQPTCPDLAPLGASHDQATKDAEPPAAPTLLVTSYYGPEEASSHHTLLGTSSTKDPPLGSLGSSSFSTPVLLERNSPKGVTVGTLEDSRKEELKISPAHSSPPPPGDPSSPKVTIEAAPLTRGKDDLDSGETLEVPDPHCMGAPTRSNPERTYSKDPSLGPQSSTPCPGRSIMAVPTDLATPETTGPDSHICQEDKAGDSSKEQDNPGTPGTRYCEGTKVARASARSTPTGLHLALDTPRGGTSSDFRSDSPQDHMGISHHPPHKGSSHPQDHKRRPRGLNKKPEPAEKTPAELPETCQLCSASFRSKAGLSRHKARKHRPHREPRSLPSPVAVPACQPLDPMTKACQTPGKKNRKVPGKGKPSHPALGTGPPPFQVSTTPEDTMGPEILEATSEESEGAGTLDTLLSQHPPTPGLTEQGESAKVRASKLRRPDRWQADQLHPKQTEVRGQRQDGEPANSPSHPGRKPIRKRGELRARRQKHGPRGATHVTSDGCLSDPTTTCGQPIIPLSLSPEGECRAAVRPPPPSSTVGPRALEDAEDTVPGALRTARKAPQERRVCQGTVEKDHPVEQKATWTQWFWGPEEARAVNISGETSQAIESQPAEDGTGVKGRSDGDTGKRTPDLPDRTHSLEIDSGCPQGPIKDPETLSRVQGCKGATPDAPCPDQREPPDLFDDEVSFSRLFPLDGRLTQKNLRVYGKRCHRPKCPSPKEPTPEVINSVSLDSTRLPTDLSDSGSLCLSREEEDLWDDEVMSLPESLLLDGLLSNKTPGLDPWTPSLSLWALESNREASCVEEEPSCFAENQDEWSEPIPQLHMVPAAWRDLEPCSPACETASSVGDMSPEPPNLEREHDNRPPGSTSLPPRYINDFEVLSTQLEIQDLCFLGPCDDLADLPNPSALDFQATANTQGPPNRTMEGDARTRRAKGRDLRVKGRRASYKCRVCFQRFHSLDELDLHKLSHSPSPPPTCYMCVERRFSSRELLREHLWEKHVQGKAGPWACGMCLKEVADVWMYNQHLREHAARFARNGQARRTLGDLPGCLEEESTLTHFLNTIVEQASKPQRTKRSIGKASGEPSEQEGEAGKKIPRRMKRKARASVTPSQDGAEGGSPSILTSSSATSSDSAKTPPTPSPDPWSHSDSPLQAVPVHEDCKDPSRDCHHCGKQFPKPFKLQRHLAVHSPQRVYLCPQCPQVYPEHWELRVHRGLTHGVTEEKEIPHVPLYACELCANVMHVIRRSFVCSSCNYTFAKKEQFDRHMDKHLRSGQQPFTLRSVKRPGVPRRKTHVSQDVLPSKQHRQMAPSSTPELSADRIPSAASPTPSEVSLPALPLICSETAPSLILDQSSSQERPMDQEDHSPRGINSPVSGQDLPPPSLSPVSAASAEGTGGCTLDRSLEKPEHEASLGGLEPCKWQALVEGKRALHLFSGKHRSPGTRGKCAPGCSPGDPSQLQERIVTTHHTAPEGRIEGPSQKRSTTKPGACSSTSKHRPAEPTKKALKLPAPPRKPVGMGIPAGELVSSPEDRVKPNTSKGKLRSSSQSSGGLQPGTQTGGGSQPQPTSGQLQSEMASTPTEPSCPSWASSSPDQPPPRAHTKGGAKGPGESVHQGLQVHSSPREKRESHEKQRKDQAPGLGRHGGVGNPGKASSAPDKSSRAPRKQATPSRVPPVKSRPSGQSSRAKPQPSALQKGDSGHTSERGSFSQVRPLSRPYKRVRAVHGAEPTEPRDRRTAEAQSDLLSQLFGQKLTSFKIPLKKDSSQ from the coding sequence ATGCCAGGAGAGCGGCCCCCAACTTTGCCCAGAGACTTACAGCCCTGCCCAATTGCCAGGAGTCTAGGGTGCCCCTCTCAGCACCCCCTCAAGCATAGAGGGTCTGCCCGCAGGACCACCCAGGGCATGAGAGATGAAGGCAGCAAGGCCCAAGCTTCCCCGGAAGCCCGGCTGAGTCAGGCCAGAGAGGTGGAGCGAGAGGACCTGCTCCTCACAGCACAAGTCCCAGCAGCTCAGAGCTGTGCCCAAGCCTGCTCATGGCCAACGGGCAGGATGGAGAGCAGTGACCCACAGCTGCACAGCCTAAGCACTTCAAGGATCAGATGCATCCTGGACGAGCCGCCCAAGGACCTGCACCATGAAGCCCCCCTCGGGGCAGATACCAAGGTTCCTCAAGGCCAAAAGACCAGAGCCCGCCACAGGCCCGGCGTCCCAAGGGCTGAGGCCCTGCCCTCCCCAGAAGAGAACAACTCCCAAAGGTGCTTTCAGGAGGCCCCTTCCAGCTTTACCTCCACCAACTGTACCTCACCGAGTGCCACCCCCGGGCCCGTACCCCGGAGGGCCCCCCAGAGCAGTGGCACCAGCCCCAGTAGGCATGCTTCTGGCACTAACCTCCAGGCCATAGGGACCAACCCCTGGCCTCCTGCTGCTGAAAACAGCTTCCCAGGTGCTAATTTTGGGGTCCCCTCTGCAGAGCCCAAGCCCTTCCCTGAAGGCAGCAGGCCTAGCAGCCCCCAGGGGGTCTCTGTCCCCTACCCCTTCCCTGTAGAAACGGTCCAACATGAGCGGGCAGCTGGGACAGTGTTGTTCACCTTCCACCAGCCCCTGGTAGCATGGGCTGAGGAAGCCCTGGGTGCAAACCCTGCCTGCCCGTCCCTGCCTTGCAACCCAGGTCAGTCAGGGGGCGCCAACGCTCCCAGTGATCTTGGAGGTGCCCTCTCGCCACCCGGTGCTGCTCACTTGGCCCCAAGCCCCTTCCATGATGGTCTGCACAAGAGCCTGACCAGGGGCCTTCCGGAAGGGCCCCCTCCCACTCACGATGGCCTGGGGAGCCCCAGGGGCCTCCCAAATCCTCCACCTCAGAGGCACTTTCCAGGGCAGGGGTACGGAGGGAATGGGGTGGGCACCAGCCCAGCATCTCTGGACACAGAGCTGCCCGCCCCTGGGCCACCGCCCACCCATCTGCCGCAGCTGTGGGATTCAACGGCAGCTCCTTACCCCACGCCTACCCTGGGCCCTGCAGCTGCTACCAGGACTGCTTTCTTCGAAGGTCAGCAGCTCCGTCTCCCACACAGTCCCCCCCTGCCCTGGTCCCCGGTGCTTACGACCCCTGGGCCGAATTCCCACCAAATGGGGGTACTGAGCCAACTGACATTCCCCAGGGGGTCTTCCGAGTGGCAGGGGGACAGCCAGGGAACCCTGGGTGCTTTGAATACAATCCCTAGGCCTGGGGAAACAGTGTCAGCTCTCAGGAGCAGCCCAGGTCAGCCAAGCAGTTCCCCAAGGCTGCTAGGCTATGGTGGGATGAAGGACCCTGGGACGCAGCCTCTGTTCTTTGGGGGAGCCCAACCCCAAGTGTCACCCCAAGGGGCCCTCAGTCTGCCCCCGCCTAGGGTGGTGGGGGCCTCGCCCAGtgagtctcctcttccctctcctgcgACCAACACAGCCAGCAGCAGTACCTGTTCATCCCTGTCGCCACCATCCAGCAGCCCAGccaaccccagctctgaggaCAGCCAGCAACCTGGACCCCTCAGGTCCTCAGCCTTCTACCTGCCCCCCACCCATTCCCAGGAGACCAgcagtcccttcccttccccagagcccacatacaCCCTGCCCACACGCTATCAGTCCGAGTCAGCCAAAGCCTTCCGTCCCCCCACAGAGGGCCCAGGAGCTGACGATGCCTTCGGGGGCCTGGAGGGAGCCCCATTCTCCCACAAGAGCCCCTCACTGGGCAGAGATAGACTGAAAGGCTTCCCTCCAGAGCCCCCACCGCCACCGTACTCTGCCCAGCATTTCTCCCTGAGTAGCGCCAACCTGGACCAGCTAGATGTCCTGCTGACCTGCAGACAGTGTGATCGAAACTACAGCAGCCTCACCGCCTTCCTGGAACACAGGCCACTCTGCAGCCTGCTGCTAACCAAGGCCAAGGATGGCTCCCTGCAGCCCCCAGGGCTCCCCACACCCACCGCCACCTCAAAGGCACCCACCGATACACACTCGGCCTTGCTTGAACACAACCAGGCTGTCCCCTTCCTGCTAACCAGAGATGACCAGGGGGACAGCAAAGACGACTCCTTGAGGACAAGCTTCCTTCCTGGCCTGTCTGTcacctccttcccactccccacctcGGACCTTGACATGGAAGATGATGCCAAGTTAGACAGGCTCATCACGGAGGCTCTCAACGGCATGGAGTACCAGTCAGACAACCCTGAGATAGACAGCAGCTTCATTGATGTCTTTGTTGACGAGGAGCCTTCAGGCTCCAGGGCGCCCAGCGCCGGGCAGCCCCTCAGCACCCAGGTTGGGGCAACTCCCAAGAATGGTACCCAGCCCCAGCTCCCATCCAAAGCTGCTATGCCGGAACCCCAAGCCCCCTGTACTAGAGACAGGAGACGCCCAGCCGGAAACAGGCCCAAAACCCGCTCCCTGGGCCTTGCGTCTGCCTCTGCAGAGGCAACCACCCTGGTCAGgcagcagaggagaggaaagcaATTCAAGTTGTTTCGGAAAGAGCCAGCTGCGACCAAGGACACTAACAATCAGGCCAACGCCATCTGCCTGAGGCCAAGGAAAAAGGGCCGTGGCGTCGGGCGGCCCCGGCCCCAGGACCGGAAAAGTAGGGCCCGCAAGGGCCATGCTCGTGCAGATCACAGCCTCTCCAGAGCCACCTCTAAAGAGACCAGGAGCTCCAAGCACCTGCAGCTGGCCTCCGGGAAGGACTCCAGGAAACGGAGGGGACGGGGCGGCTCCTGGAGCAAGGAGTTCATCCACAAGATAGTGCGGCAGAAAAACAGGGGCCACAGGCAGCAGGCGCCACGTAACCAGGTCTCCCACGCACCCCCACTGCCTGGAAGACCACCGAGCACCCAGGAGGGCAGGCTCGCGGGGCAAGGCTGTGCCTCTgaatctgaggaggagggtggtgtACAGCAACGGGATCTGGGGGTTCCCGTCCAAGGCTGCTTCCCCCACAGCCACCAACGGCACCAgggcaagaagaggaagaaagaagatttgACGCAGAACCCAAGAAAGGTCCCGAGGCAGGAGGCCGGTGGGAATGGGGGCTCTCCCGCTCCAAGGACGCAAAGCCTGTTGCACAGCTTGGATGCCGGAGAAGTTCCTGTGGAAAGAGAACCTGGGCATCCCATCGTAGCCCCAATACATCCTCCACAGGTCATCACCACCACCGAGGAAAACTGGGCAGCCCCGGACATCCCTCAGGAGGGCGAGAAGCCTGAAGACGCTGCTGTGTTACACCCTGACACCACAGAACTCAGAGAGAGGTCCTTTTCTTCAGCTGACTGTGGCGGGGAAAGCCTCAGCCCTGCTGCTCCGGTGCAAGCACAAGCCTGCAGTCCTACACCACCAGGGAGTCACCCTGAAACGCTATCGGGAAAGAGCGTGCTGGTACCAGATGCAGGCTGTCTGCTGGGCGCTCCTGGATGCGCGAAGTCTCCCGGTTTGCATACCAGAGAGGACTCTGCATCCCAGCCTGGAAGGTGCCTGGTACCCACCGATAAGGTGGCAGATGCTTTCTACACTGAATCCAGCATCCCCGTTTTCAGGAACTCTAGTCCTGGTTGTGACCCTGACCACTGTGACAGGCGTTCTACAGAGCGTCCAGTTGCCAAAAGAGGACCCCTGCCTGACAACAACACGTCCTGTGAATTGTTCTTTGGATCCAAGGACCTAGCTAGCTGTTTCCCTGATGATTTGTATGCCAAGCCTTTAGCTGTGGACCCTTTGCCTGCCCACAGCTGCTACCTTAGCCAGGACAGTATGGAGACCCTCGAGTCGACACCACCCAAGAGTCCACCCTACCCAGTTGAAACAGACCCAGGCAAGGCGCATTCGCCACTGACTTTGGAGTCCACATCCCTGTTTGCAGGGCTGCCTGAGGACGGATTTGACCCACCACTCTATGACAGTTTGTCAGCAAACAGGGTCGCCCACGTATCACTGGCAGGTCCTGACCCTCTCCCTAAGAAACCCCTCGCAGACCCTCTGTACCCACCATTCTTACTGCTGGAGGAAGTTTCTCCCATGATGCCTGGCTCTTTTGCTGGCCTCTCCAAGGGAAAGGCGTTCAGCAAGAACTGTCCCTCAGAACAGACCGAACTGACGGAGTCTCCCAGCCCTCCCGCTGTGCCTGAGAAAGGAGGCGAATGTAGCCTTCCCCTGAGCAATCTGTGCCAGGACGAACTGGAGATCAAAAGATTGGTGACCGAATTAGAAAGCCAACTGCAAGGGAGAGGGACCACACAGGGGGCCTTGGGAGAGCCCGAGGAAGCTACACGTGAAGGCGAGATGGATGCAAGCCCAAAGCAGACCTCCCTTCTGCCCACAAATCAGGCCACCTCACCCCAGAGGGAGCCAGCAGGCAACCTTACAGGTTTTGAGGGATCAAGTTCACAGCAGGAAGGGGCCCTCAGGTACCCCCAGAAACAGTGGTCCTACCCAGCCTCCTGCCACACAGAAAAACCAGCACCTTCCCCTGGTACCCAGGAAGACCCAGGTTCCGGGGCTCCCCTCAGCCCCGAAGGATTCACACTCGGTTTTCAGAGAGCACAGGAGGCCATGGCCTCCAACACAGACAGTCCGATCCCGCTCAGCGACCACCTGCCTGACCCCAGGAAGCAACGGGCACCCTCGCTGCATGCTGAGAGTCCGGCCAAGTTCAGCCCAAAGCATcagcttttgttttctaagaataATGAAGCTCGTGGGACACAGAACGCGAATGCCCAACCGTTGCTCCCTGGTAAACACACAAGAGGGCATTCTCCAGATCCCGCTGAGGCCCAGGAGCCCTGCCCAAGTCCCCCTGCACTGGAAGGATTCGACGGCCCCAATGCCTGCCTGGCCCTAGAACCCAACTCAATGCTTAAGGGTGATGAGGACGTCACCTCCCTTCCAAGTGCCGGTCACAGCCATGACTCTAAGGGACACCTTGAGGACCGAGCAGGGAGTTCTGTAGGAGCCATGCTTTACAAACCTATCGTAAGGGATTCTGGCTTGAAGGGCGAGTCTGTACCTGCAGGAACCTCTCCACTCTCCACTCTTCCAAGTGATGGTAGAGCTTGGTCCCATCCCATGCCAGACCCTCCCTGGGAGCTCAGTGCCTGCACAGGGCAGGGGCTCCAGGAACCCGCCTGCTGCTCTTTTCCTCTGCTTCAGGCCCTGGATGCTACAGCCAAGGGTGAAGACAATACCCAGGGCCTTCAGCCTGGGGACCCCTCGGCAACAGGACGGGTCGGTGTGAAAGAGAGTTCCTCGAGGGCTGTGAAAATGTCAGCTCTTCCTGCAGATACCCGAAAGCAGCCGAGGTCCAAGGCAGATGGACATCTGGGCTCACCCAGTCAACCTGAAAAGACCAAGGGCCAGAACCAAGCCAACAGACTCTGGCCGAAAAGCTGGAAGAACCTGGAGAACCCAGATGAAATCATCAAGGTCAGTGCCCACTTGGAAGCTAGGCCAGCCAGGGGCAGAAGGCCACGCCGGGGGAACAGAGCAGCCCGGGGCCTCAGGAGGCAAGCACTGTTCTCCACAAGCCCCACCTGCCCTGATGGCACATCCTTGATTCCAATCCAGAAGGACCCTGCAGGGAGAAGCTCAGAGAAGGCAGCCGGCCCACAGCCATTGCTTAGCCCGGAGAATCCCACTCCCTCCAATAGGGGCCTGGCCACAATCCCccaagccacacctactccgagtgaacttgagcctataccccaggaagaccctggggcCAGAGTCAAGCCTATTAGACCACCAACACCTTCCTCCCACAGAGACTTACCCAGCCCCGATGATCAGCCAACCTGTCCTGACTTGGCACCTCTGGGTGCCAGTCATGACCAAGCCACCAAAGATGCTGAGCCCCCAGCAGCCCCTACATTACTGGTGACAAGCTATTATGGCCCTGAAGAAGCTTCATCCCACCACACTCTGTTGGGGACCAGCAGTACCAAGGACCCTCCCTTGGGGTCACTTGGCTCCTCTAGTTTCTCAACCCCTGTATTACTTGAGAGGAACAGCCCGAAAGGCGTCACAGTAGGAACCTTGGAAGATTCCAGAAAAGAAGAGCTGAAGATTTCTCCTGCCCATTCCAGTCCTCCTCCCCCAGGGGATCCCAGCTCCCCCAAAGTGACCATCGAAGCTGCCCCTCTGACCAGAGGCAAGGATGACCTAGATTCAGGTGAGACACTTGAGGTGCCAGACCCCCACTGCATGGGGGCCCCAACCCGCAGCAACCCAGAAAGGACATACTCCAAGGACCCTTCTTTAGGGCCCCAGAGCAGCACACCTTGCCCTGGCCGCAGCATTATGGCTGTGCCCACAGACCTTGCCACACCGGAGACTACAGGACCAGACTCTCATATCTGCCAGGAGGATAAGGCAGGAGACAGCAGCAAGGAACAGGACAACCCAGGTACACCTGGGACAAGATACTGCGAGGGGACAAAGGTAGCTAGAGCCAGTGCCCGAAGCACACCCACAGGGCTCCACTTGGCCCTAGACACTCCCCGGGGTGGCACATCCAGTGACTTCAGGTCTGACTCTCCTCAGGACCATATGGGCATCTCTCATCACCCTCCCCACAAGGGCTCCTCCCATCCCCAAGACCATAAACGGAGGCCCCGTGGCTTGAACAAAAAGCCAGAACCGGCAGAGAAGACCCCGGCTGAGCTACCCGAGACCTGCCAGCTCTGCTCAGCCTCCTTCCGCTCCAAAGCAGGCTTAAGCCGGCACAAAGCCAGGAAGCACCGGCCACACAGGGAACCTAGATCCCTCCCGAGCCCCGTGGCTGTGCCAGCCTGCCAGCCTCTGGATCCCATGACCAAAGCATGCCAGACTCCTGGGAAGAAAAACCGCAAGGTGCCTGGGAAGGGAAAACCGAGCCACCCAGCCCTGGGCACTGGACCACCTCCCTTCCAGGTTTCTACAACACCAGAGGACACCATGGGTCCTGAGATATTGGAAGCCACAAGTGAGGAATCTGAGGGAGCTGGGACACTAGACACTCTCCTCAGccagcacccacccaccccaggcCTGACTGAGCAAGGAGAGAGTGCAAAGGTTCGAGCCTCAAAACTAAGGAGACCAGACAGGTGGCAAGCAGACCAGCTCCATCCCAAGCAGACGGAAGTGAGGGGCCAGAGGCAAGATGGAGAGCCTGCCAATTCCCCCAGCCACCCAGGGAGGAAACCAATCAGGAAACGGGGAGAGCTGAGAgcgaggaggcagaagcatggtCCCCGAGGTGCTACCCATGTGACTTCAGACGGGTGCCTCTCAGACCCTACAACCACCTGTGGCCAGCCTATCATCCCCCTGAGCCTCTCGCCTGAGGGAGAATGCAGGGCTGCTGTCAGGCCGCCACCTCCATCCTCCACAGTAGGACCCAGAGCACTGGAGGATGCCGAAGACACGGTCCCAGGGGCCCTGCGTACAGCACGGAAGGCCCCCCAAGAGCGGCGAGTCTGTCAAGGGACAGTAGAGAAGGATCATCCAGTGGAACAGAAGGCGACCTGGACACAGTGGTTCTGGGGACCGGAAGAGGCCAGGGCAGTGAACATTAGTGGAGAAACCTCACAGGCTATTGAGAGCCAACCTGCGGAGGACGGCACAGGAGTCAAAGGCAGGTCTGATGGGGACACTGGGAAAAGGACACCTGACTTACCTGACAGGACACACAGTCTTGAAATAGACAGCGGCTGCCCCCAGGGACCTATCAAAGACCCAGAAACCCTGAGTAGAGTTCAGGGGTGCAAGGGTGCCACTCCTGACGCCCCCTGCCCAGATCAAAGAGAACCTCCAGACTTGTTTGAtgatgaagtgtccttctctCGGCTTTTCCCCCTGGATGGCCGCCTCACTCAGAAGAATCTACGTGTCTATGGGAAGCGCTGCCACAGGCCAAAGTGTCCGTCACCGAAGGAGCCCACCCCTGAGGTGATCAACAGTGTCTCACTCGACTCCACGCGCCTGCCCACCGATCTCAGTGACTCAGGCTCTCTATGCCTGTCCCGGGAGGAAGAGGATCTATGGGATGACGAAGTCATGAGTCTGCCTGAGTCCCTCCTCCTTGATGGGCTCCTAAGCAATAAGACACCCGGCCTTGACCCGTGGACTCCCAGCCTCAGCCTATGGGCCCTGGAATCCAACAGGGAAGCCAGCTGCGTGGAGGAGGAGCCCTCCTGCTTCGCTGAGAACCAAGATGAATGGTCAGAGCCCATCCCCCAGCTGCACATGGTCCCAGCCGCCTGGCGAGACCTGGAACCGTGTAGCCCAGCCTGTGAGACGGCCTCTTCTGTTGGAGACATGAGCCCAGAACCCCCCAACCTGGAAAGGGAACATGACAACAGGCCTCCTGGAAGCACCAGCCTGCCCCCACGTTACATTAATGACTTTGAGGTTCTCAGCACCCAGCTGGAGATACAAGACCTGTGCTTTCTAGGACCCTGTGATGACCTTGCTGACCTTCCTAACCCAAGCGCCCTAGACTTCCAGGCCACAGCAAATACGCAGGGCCCTCCAAACAGAACAATGGAGGGAGATGCGAGGACCAGGCGAGCCAAAGGCAGAGACCTGCGGGTGAAGGGCAGGAGGGCCTCCTACAAGTGCAGGGTGTGCTTCCAGCGTTTCCATAGCCTGGACGAGCTGGATCTCCATAAGCTGTCgcacagcccctcccctccccccacttgcTACATGTGCGTGGAGCGCAGATTCAGCTCCCGGGAGCTTCTGCGGGAGCACCTATGGGAGAAGCACGTCCAGGGCAAAGCCGGGCCCTGGGCCTGTGGCATGTGCCTGAAGGAGGTGGCTGATGTCTGGATGTACAACCAACACCTTCGGGAGCATGCAGCCCGCTTCGCCCGAAATGGACAGGCGCGGCGAACCCTGGGAGACCTGCCCGGGTGCTTAGAAGAGGAAAGCACCCTCACGCACTTCCTGAACACCATTGTGGAGCAAGCATCCAAACCCCAGAGGACCAAGCGCTCAATTGGCAAGGCCAGCGGTGAGCCATCGgagcaggaaggagaagctggaaagaaaatcCCAAGAAGAATGAAGCGCAAGGCACGTGCCTCAGTCACCCCCAGCCAAGATGGCGCCGAAGGAGGCAGCCCATCCATTCTGACCAGCAGCTCTGCCACCAGCTCTGACTCTGCCAAGACGCCCCCCACTCCGTCCCCAGACCCTTGGTCCCACAGCGACTCCCCGCTCCAAGCTGTACCAGTGCACGAGGACTGCAAGGACCCCTCCCGTGACTGCCACCACTGTGGAAAACAGTTCCCCAAGCCCTTCAAGCTGCAGCGCCACCTGGCGGTGCACAGCCCACAGCGCGTCTACCTGTGTCCCCAGTGCCCACAGGTCTATCCTGAGCACTGGGAGCTAAGGGTGCATCGGGGCCTAACCCACGGGgtgacagaggagaaggagatacCACACGTGCCTCTCTATGCCTGTGAGCTCTGCGCTAACGTCATGCATGTCATCAGGAGGTCCTTTGTCTGCAGCTCCTGCAACTACACCTTTGCAAAGAAGGAACAATTTGACAGACACATGGACAAGCACCTGAGGAGTGGCCAGCAGCCCTTCACACTCCGAAGTGTTAAGCGGCCAGGGGTTCCTAGGAGGAAGACCCATGTCTCCCAGGATGTGCTACCCAGCAAGCAGCACAGGCAGATGGCACCCTCCAGCACCCCTGAACTCAGCGCTGACAGAATCCCATCCGCAGCCAGTCCTACGCCAAGTGAGGTGTCCCTTCCTGCACTACCCCTGATCTGTTCAGAGACAGCGCCTAGCCTCATCCTGGACCAGTCCAGTTCTCAAGAGAGACCCATGGACCAGGAAGACCACTCACCCAGGGGGATCAACTCACCAGTGAGTGGCCAGGATCTTCcacctccatctctgtctcctgtctcagctGCCTCAGCTGAGGGGACAGGTGGCTGCACGCTGGACAGAAGCCTGGAGAAACCAGAACACGAGGCTTCCTTGGGCGGCCTTGAACCATGTAAGTGGCAGGCTCTAGTCGAGGGAAAGAGGGCCCTTCACCTATTCTCAGGAAAACACAGGAGCCCAGGCACCAGAGGCAAGTGTGCCCCTGGATGTTCCCCAGGAGACCCCTCTCAGCTCCAGGAGAGGATAGTGACCACACACCACACGGCACCTGAGGGGAGAATAGAGGGTCCCTCCCAGAAGCGCAGTACCACCAAACCAGGAGCCTGCTCAAGTACCTCCAAGCACAGACCCGCAGAGCCCACCAAGAAGGCACTGAAGCTACCTGCTCCACCCAGAAAACCTGTAGGGATGGGGATCCCAGCTGGAGAGCTGGTCTCTAGTCCTGAGGACAGGGTAAAGCCCAACACTTCTAAAGGTAAACTGAGATCCAGCTCTCAGAGCAGTGGGGGGCTCCAGCCTGGTACTCAGACAGGGGGTGGCAGCCAGCCCCAGCCAACCAGTGGGCAACTCCAAAGTGAAATGGCCTCCACCCCCACTGAGCCCAGCTGTCCTAGCTGGGCCAGCTCCAGCCCTGACCAGCCCCCACCTCGAGCTCACACCAAGGGCGGTGCCAAGGGGCCTGGTGAATCTGTTCATCAGGGACTCCAAGTGCATTCAAGTcccagggagaaaagagaaagccatGAAAAGCAGAGGAAGGACCAGGCCCCAGGGCTGGGCAGACATGGAGGCGTAGGAAACCCCGGGAAGGCCTCCTCAGCCCCTGACAAGTCATCCAGGGCCCCCCGGAAGCAAGCAACTCCCAGCCGAGTTCCCCCTGTCAAATCGAGACCCAGTGGCCAGAGCAGCAGGGCAAAGCCACAGCCATCTGCACTGCAGAAAGGGGATTCAGGCCACACTTCAGAAAGGGGCTCTTTCTCCCAGGTAAGACCCCTGTCCAGGCCCTACAAAAGGGTCAGAGCTGTCCACGGGGCTGAACCCACAGAGCCCCGAGACCGCCGGACTGCAGAGGCCCAGAGCGACCTCCTCAGCCAGCTGTTTGGGCAGAAACTGACGAGCTTCAAAATCCCTCTAAAGAAAGACAGTTCCCAGTGA